A region from the Salvia splendens isolate huo1 chromosome 15, SspV2, whole genome shotgun sequence genome encodes:
- the LOC121767487 gene encoding monothiol glutaredoxin-S10-like: protein MDRVAKISSQRALVIFSKSTCCMCHAIKRLFYEQGVSPLIHELDEDSGGKELESALMKLGCSPAAPAVFIGGKLVGSANTVMTLQLNGSLKKMLKDAGALWL, encoded by the coding sequence ATGGATAGAGTGGCTAAGATCTCTTCACAGAGGGCGCTAGTGATATTCAGCAAGAGCACGTGCTGTATGTGCCACGCCATCAAGAGACTATTCTACGAGCAAGGCGTGAGCCCTCTGATCCACGAGCTCGATGAGGACTCAGGAGGGAAGGAATTGGAGTCGGCCTTGATGAAGCTCGGCTGCAGCCCTGCTGCACCTGCAGTGTTCATTGGGGGCAAGCTCGTTGGCTCTGCAAACACCGTGATGACTCTGCAGCTCAACGGCTCACTCAAGAAGATGCTCAAAGATGCAGGAGCCTTATGGCTATAG